One genomic window of Panicum hallii strain FIL2 chromosome 6, PHallii_v3.1, whole genome shotgun sequence includes the following:
- the LOC112897427 gene encoding uncharacterized protein LOC112897427 — MKMSPFLVLLITLLSATAALPSEALNVRGHLLKSKTFLSPPIFLRPGSVSNKWYFDIAFPRGHLALKSFNGEVVDERGVPVPLHETYLHHWVVEPYYAPKEAAAAAETQKLSKIILNRNSGVCKTTLGQYYGLGSETRHTATWVPDPYGIEVGNPEAPPEGYEEKWLLNVHAIDTRGVTDKLGCTECRCDLYNVTIDEYGRRITEDYTGGLYCCYDETRCKVKEGFADGEARKVFLRYTVTWLDWSDAVLPVKIYIFDVTDRALLEGKSEPACKVEYQVEECSSENRANNDCVHVQATKQILPRGGDIVFGVAHQHSGGIAASLHGEDGRLLCESVATYGEGQEAGNESGYIVGMSTCYPKPGSVTVRDGEVLTVVSNYSSERQHTGVMGLFYILVAEHEQQQQLLPAAAGKPGLCFSFPVSWCLPSWLSSNL; from the exons ATGAAGATGTCGCCGTTCCTTGTGCTGCTCATCACGCTGCTATCTGCAACCGCCGCTCTTCCGTCAGAGGCGCTCAACGTGAGAGGCCACCTGCTCAAGTCCAAGACCTTCCTGTCCCCGCCGATCTTCCTGCGCCCCGGCTCCGTCTCCAACAAGTGGTACTTTGACATCGCCTTCCCCAGAGGCCACCTCGCGCTCAAGAGCTTCAACGGCGAGGTCGTCGACGAGCGCGGTGTCCCTGTCCCGCTCCATGAGACCTACCTCCACCACTGGGTCGTGGAGCCCTACTACGCCCCgaaggaagccgccgccgccgccgagacgCAGAAGCTCTCAAAGATAATCCTGAACAGGAACTCCGGTGTGTGCAAGACCACGCTGGGACAGTACTACGGACTTGGCTCCGAGACCCGGCACACGGCGACGTGGGTGCCTGATCCCTATGGCATCGAGGTCGGCAACCCGGAGGCGCCACCGGAGGGGTACGAGGAGAAGTGGCTGCTCAACGTGCACGCCATCGACACGAGGGGCGTCACCGACAAGCTGGGGTGCACCGAGTGCAGGTGCGACCTGTACAACGTGACGATCGATGAGTACGGCCGGCGCATCACCGAGGACTACACTGGCGGGCTGTACTGCTGCTATGATGAGACCCGGTGCAAGGTGAAGGAAGGGTTCGCCGATGGCGAGGCCAGGAAGGTGTTCCTGCGGTACACCGTGACGTGGCTCGACTGGAGCGATGCAGTTTTGCCGGTGAAGATCTACATCTTCGATGTCACTGACAGAGCTCTGCTTGAGGGGAAATCAGAGCCTGCTTGCAAG GTGGAGTACCAGGTCGAGGAATGCAGCTCAGAGAACCGGGCCAACAATGACTGCGTCCATGTTCAGGCGACCAAACAAATCCTGCCGCGGGGAGGCGACATCGTGTTCGGCGTCGCGCACCAGCATTCTGGTGGCATCGCCGCCTCTCTTCACGGCGAG GACGGCCGGCTGCTGTGTGAATCGGTGGCAACCTACGGCGAAGGGCAGGAGGCCGGGAACGAGTCGGGCTACATCGTGGGCATGTCGACGTGCTACCCGAAGCCGGGCAGCGTGACGGTGCGCGACGGCGAGGTGCTGACCGTGGTGTCCAACTACAGCAGCGAGAGGCAGCACACGGGCGTGATGGGCCTGTTCTACATCCTCGTGGCCGAgcacgagcagcagcagcagctgctgccggCTGCCGCCGGCAAGCCGGGCCTGTGCTTCAGCTTCCCGGTCTCAT GGTGCCTCCCGTCATGGCTGTCGAGCAACCTGTAA